TGGTTCATTTCCATTCTGCGAAAGAAGAAGGAACGCGGCAGAAGGGAGTACCCCCATGCGCGTCACTGGGTCGCATCAGGAAAACGATCGTGGTGGTCGCAGAGACGGAGCGCTTGCCAATCCGGACCAAACGGTCGCTTTTTCGGGATGGAGAACGTGCCCGCCCCGGACCTGCACGGGTTCGGAGTCGGTTGGCAGCGTACCTTGCGACAGCATCGGGCAATAGCCGGCAGCACAGCAATCCATCTTCACGTGGCCAGCCGGTTTCTGCGGCGCCGGATGATCACAGTGATTGCCCTGATCCGCCACCATGACCGCATGCGCATGCGGCATGGGGAGTGGCGCAAGACCGGCCACGGCCAATCCGGCCAGAAAGCACAGGGATATGAGTGTCAGGAACAGCTTGCGCAATTCGCAGGTCCTTGCCCGGTCACCTCGGGGTTCGACCCATAATATAGAACGCAAACCAGCCGGGGCAAGAGTTGGCCCCGGCTGGTGCTGGGCGTTAACCCTCGATCGTCGCCGGATGAACCTGACCACCCAGGGAAGGTTGCTCGGACGCAATCTCGCCAGGCTTCGCCTTGCGATGATCCGACGCCAGGAAGGTGTAGAAGACCGGCAGCACGAACAAGGTGAAAAGCGTGCCGATGCTCATCCCGGCGACGATGACGATCGCAATCGACATGCGGCTGGCAGCGCCCGCACCGCTCGCGAACATCAGCGGGATAAGACCGGCAACCATCGCCGCCGTCGTCATCAGCACTGGCCGGAGGCGCATGCCGCAGGCGATCTCCACGGCTTCCAGCTTGCTCTTGCCATACTTCTCCTGCTGTTCCTTCGCCACCTCGCAGATGAGAATGCCGTGCTTGGTGATGAGTCCCACCAGCGTGACAAGCCCGACCTGGCTGTAGATGTTCATGGTCGAGTAGCCGAGGCCGAGCGGTATGAGCGCCCCGCAGATCGAGAGCGGCACGCTGATCATGATGACGATCGGGTCGCGCAGGCTTTCGAACTGCGCCGCCAGCACCAGGTAGATGATGGCGATGGCGAAGGCGAGCGTCACATAAAAGGCGCTGCCTTCCTGGATGAACTGGCGCGACTGGCCGGCATAGTCGACGGTGAAGCCTTCCGGCAGGACTTCCGCCGCGACTTCGTCCATCAAGGCCAGTGACGCACCCATCGGCGCGCCGATCACCGCGGAAATCACCGCGGCGTTCTGCTGGTTGAACTGGTTGAGAGAGATCGGCTGGACCTCCTCGTGCAGCGTCACGAGGCTGCCCAACGGCACACTGCTGCCGCTCGCCGTCCGCACATAGAATTCGCCAAGCTTCTGCGGATCAAGCCGGTCGACACGGGCGACCTGCGGAATGACCTTGTAGCTCTTGTTGTAAAGGTTCATGAGGTTGACATAGTTGCCGCCGGTCATGGTGGCCAGTGTCTGGGCGATTCCCAGCATGGTGACGCCGTAGGCCGCCGCCTTGTCACGGTCGACTTCGACAATGGTCTGCGGCTTCTCGAATTTGAGATCGATGTCCGAATAGAACATCATCATGTTGCTCTCGCCCAGGCGCTCCTTGAGCCGGACCATGTATCGGTCGACGACATCGGCAAGCGTGCGGTAGTCCGCCGTCGTGTTGATCACGAACTGGATCGGCACGCCATCGGCGCCCGGCAAGGACGGCACGGCGATGACGGCGGTGTTGAGGCCGGAAATCTGACTGAGACTGCCGGTGAGTTCCTGCAGGACCTCGGCCTGGCCGCGCTCGCGCTCATCCCAGGTCTTCAGAACGGAGACGCCGAAACCGGAATTGGTGCCGTCCGTACCGTTGATGGTGAAGAAGCCGTCGATTTCCGGAATGCTCTGGACGCCGTTCTTCATGGCGTCGCCGAAGCGGTCCATGTAATCGAGGTTGGCGCTGGTCGGCCCGGCATAGATGATGAAACCCGCACCCTGGTCCTCGGTCGGCGCCAGCTCCTTCTGGATGACCTGGAGGAACATGTATAGCGCGCCGCAGACGATGAAGGCGAAGACGACGGTCGCGGCGCGGTCGCGCAGCGAGGCACCCAGCAGGCGCAGATAGAAGCTGCGCACGCTGTCGAACACGACATCGATGCGGTGTGCCAGACCCCGCTTGTCCGGGTCGTGCTTCAGCAGCTTCGAGCACATCATCGGTGACAAGGTAAGCGCGATCACACCGGACACGATCACGGCGCCGGCCAGGGTCAAGGCGAATTCCTTGAACAAGGCACCGGTGAGGCCGGTCATGAAGGAGATCGGCGCATAGACGGCGGCCAGCGTAATCGTCATCGAGATGACCGGGCCGGCAATCTCTCGCGTGCCGACCAGAGCGGCCTGGAACGGTGACAATCCTTCCTCGATATGTCGATGCACGTTCTCGACCACGACGATGGCGTCGTCGACCACCAGGCCGATGGCCAGGACCATGGCCAGCAAGGTGAGGAGGTTGATCGAAAATCCGAGGATCAGCAGAAAGAGGCAAACGCCGATCAGCGAGAGCGGCATCGTCACCAGCGGGATGAGCACAGAGCGCATCGAGCCCATGAACAGGAAAATGACGACCATGACGATGAGCGCCGCTTCGCCAATCGTCTTCAGCACTTCCTCGATCGAGGCGCGAATGAAGATGGTCGAATCATAGGCGATCTGCATCTTCATGCCTGCCGGCAGATTGGCATCAAGCGTCGGGATCATGGCGCGGACATCGTCGATCACGGTCAGCGGATTGGCATCCGGGGTGGTCTTGATGCCGATGAACACCGCCTTGTCGCCGTTCACATAGACCGACGAGTCGGAGCTTTCGGGGCCTAACTCGACATTGGCAATGTCCGACATGCGGATCAGCTGCGCGCCCCTGTTGCGGATGACCAGGTCGCGGAATTCCTGCTCGCTCCTGAGATCGGTGCGCGCGGTTGTGCCGATGACGTCGAAATAACCCTTGGCGCTGCCCGCCGCAGCCAAATAGTTGTTGGCCTCAATTGCCACCTGCACTTCGCCGGCTGAAACATTGTATTGCGCCATGCGCTTCGGATCGAGCCAGATGCGCATCGCGAATTTCTGTCCGCCGAACAGTTCCGGATCGGCCACACCGGGCACGGTTGAAAGCTTCGGCTGGATCACGCGGCTGACATAGTCGGTGATCTGGCCCGGGCTCATCGTCTCGCTGGAGAAAGCGAGATACATCGCCGCGAACTGATCGCCGGTCGACTTCACGATCACCGGATCGTTGATGCCGCGCGGCAGCAGAGAGCGGGTCTGGTTGACCTTGGCGGTGACGGCCGTCATGGCCGCATCGGGATCCTCGTTGAGCCGCACATTGACGGTCACCACACTGGTACCGGCATAGGAGCGCGAGACCAGGTAATCGATGCCGTCGGCGGTCGCCACCGCCTTCTGAATGGGGTCGGTGATGAAGCCCTGCATCAGATCGCCATCGGCGCCTGGGAAGGTCGTGGTGACCGAGATGGTCGTGTTGAACAGCTCCGGATATTGCCGGATCTGCAACGACACGATCGACTGCAGGCCGAGCAGCAGAATGAGCAGGCTGATGACGGTCGCCAGGACCGGTCGTTTGATGAAGATATCGAACATGGCCTGATCCTACTCCACCGGCACTTCGGCCGGCACGGCCAGGGTATTGTCCGGAACGATGGCCACCCTGGTCCCCGTGTCGAGCTTCAACTGACCCGAGGTCACGACGTTCTCGCCGGCCTTCAATCCGTCTTCAATAATGACCACGCCATTGCGGCGTTCGCCCGATTTCACGATGCGCCGTTCGACGGTGGTCACACTTTCGCCTTGTTCGGTCTTGACCTGGTTGGCGACATAGACGAAGTCGCCATAAAGACTATAGCTGATGGATGTTTGCGGCACGACCACGACCTGCATACGCGTCGGCAGGATGATGGCGAGTTTTGCGAACATGCCGGGGCGCAGCAAACCATCCCGATTGTCGAAATAACCCTGCACCTCGACCATGCCGGTCGCCTCATTGACCAGCGGTTCGATCGCCGAGATTTTACCGTCGAAGGTCCTGATCGGATAGGCGTCGGTGGTCATGCGCACGTCCTGGCCCACCTTCAGATCCGACAATTCCTTTTGCGAGACGCTGAAGTTCACCAGCATCACGGTGAGATCCTGGATATTGACGATCGCATTGCCGGCATCGAGATACTGGCCGACATTGACCTTGCGAATACCGAGGACGCCATCGAAGGGCGCGCCGATCACCTTCTTCTCGATCTGCGCGGACAGGGCCGCGACCTCAGCAGAGGCGACCTCATATTCCGACTGCCGCTGCTCGAGTGTTGCCTTCGAAATATTGTCGCTGGTGCGCAAAGACTCACCGCGCGCCAGATTGGCTTTGGCCAGCTTCAGCGATGCCTGCGCGCTCGACAGATTGGCGCGTTCGACGTCGGCATCGAGCTGTACCAGCGTCTGGCCTTGGGACACCGTCTGGCCGGATTCGAATTTGATCTGCTGCACCAGGCCCGAAACCGAAGTGGTGACATCAACACCACGGCGCGCCTCCAGAACACCGATGGCCGAGACCTCGACCCCCCAATCCTGGGCCTCGGCCGGCTGCGCCGTCACGTTGACGACCGGGACCGGCATGCTGGCCATCGCATCGGCCATGGCCTGGAAGCCTGAGAAGATCTTCCAGAACACGCCACCGAACACGATCACGCTGCCGACCAGCATGATCAGCATCTTCCAGCTGAAAATGCTGCGCAGGATCGTCCTGGTCATTGACGGGGTCGGCATCGTCGTCTCCTCAACTCTCTGCATCTGGTCAGTCACGGCCGCGTGGTCACTACGCGGTCTGGGCAATGATTGGATCGGATAACTCGGAAGGCGCATTGTCACCCAGCAGAGCCAAGGCCTTTTCGCGGATAGCGTGGCGCCGGGTCTCATCCATGACCGGCGAGCCCACCAGCCGGTGCAGCCACAAGCCGTCCATCGCCAGGGCGACCAACAGCGCCATGCTGGGATCTTCGGAATCAGCGGTCAGGCGGCGGAACGCGGTGTCGATGGTGTCTTCGAGCGGTTCCAGCAGGCTGGGATTGGTGGCGATCGCGGCAAGGAGCGCGCAACCGGCCGGGTCCATTGTCGGTGCCGCGGGGTCGAACGAGGTTGCCACCAGAGCCCGAGCCCAGCGATTGGGCCCGGGGGTCAGGCGGTCGTAATGCGCCTGCTGCAGGCTCTCACATTGTCCAGCGAGGCGCGCGACCATGCCCTGGATCAGCGCTTCCTTGCTCTTGAAGTGATAGAGCACACCGCCCTTGCTGATGCCGGCGATGCGCGCGGCCTCATCCAGCGTCAGGGCCGCGACACCTTGGGTGCGGACGACGCTGAGGGCGGCATCGATGATCTGTTCGCGGGTGCTCATTCGCACATACTCATTGGGCCGTGATGGACTCTACTGAAGTGACTGAGAATCTGTTGCAGCGCGGCAAACTATACCGTCCAGACGGTACAGTAAAGTTCGAAAAATGGGGATTCTGACCTAAACTTCTGCGTTCAACCGCAGCATATGGCTGGGTTGCTCGGTTGCCACGCCCATGATTTCCGCTTGGCTGGGCTGGATCACGGCCGGTCCGGCGGGGATGCGGATCGTCGCCGTTGTCCCGGCATCTGGCTCGCTGGTGAGCGTGATCGCAATCCGCAACCTGTCACACAGCATTTTGGTGATCGGCAAACCCAGCCCGACCCCACTGTTGGCCGCCACGTAAGGATTGCGCAGCGAGCGGGAGAACGGCACGAAGGCATTGCGCAACTCCTCCGGGCTCATGCCGATTCCGGTGTCCTTGATCGTGACCAGGGTCGATCCATCTTCCTGGCGCGCGGCGAAGAGGCTGACCCTGCCATCGGGCCGCGTGTATTTCACCGCATTGGTCAAGAGATTGGTCAGGATCTGGCGCAATGGCGTTTCGTCGAGGCTCACCTCGAGATTTGCGGGAATACCGTTTATCCAGGTGATCCGCTTCTCGGCCCATTGCCGTTCCAGCATGCGCTTGATGCTGTCGGCGACCTCGCCGAGGCGCAGCGGGGCAGCGACCGGCCCCTGCCCGTCACCCTCAAGGCGCGCAAATTCCAGGACCTGTTCGATAAGATGCTGCAGATGGCGGCCAAGGCCAATGATGTCAGCGAGATAGCTGCGTTCGCGCGGTTCCAGCTTCGCAGCCGCGGTCATCTCCAGCAATTCGGAAAAGCCAATGATGCCGTTGAGCGGTGTGCGCAATTCATGGCTCATATGGGCGAGGAATTCGGATTTGATCTGCCCCGCGCGAATGGCTTCGTCGAGCGCCAGCTGTGTTGCCTGCATCTGCGACTGTAAATTATGCGCCATGTCGAGCAAGGCTTCCTCGGTCTGGCGTATCTCCTTGAAGCCACCCTCCGGCATAGCGAGGTCGGTGAACTCGCCGACGCGGACCTTCAGCGCATTGCGCTCGAGGCGGCGCAGGCCACTGACGATCGGCTGCGACAGCGCCATGCCCGAGAGGACCGTCACCAGCGCGATACCGCCCACCAGCCAGACCACAGAATCGCGGACGCCGGCAAACCACCCAAGGGGACCGGCGCGCGGCACGGCGACACCTACCAGCCAGGAGAGGCCGTGAAAATCAATGGGCGCCAGTTCGGCTAGATAGCCGGCACCGTCCCATTCCAGCGCGCGATAGCCAACCGGGCGGGAGCCGGCCGGGGACATGCCCGCCTGCCACACCGCCTGCAGCAAGGAGGCGCCGATATCGGACATCTCGGGGAGTGCGCGCGCGGAATTGCGCCCCAGGCTGCGGGAGATGGCGCCGGCGGTCATCTCGGAAGCCGCGATCACCTTGCCGTCATCAGTGAGCAGAAAGGCGCGGCCCCCGATATCCCGTTCGAGACCGCCGAAGAACAGCGACAGATCGGCAAGCGTGATATCTGCGCCAATCACGCAGTTCATGGCGCCGCCGCAATTCGCCGGCCGGGCGACACTGATCCCGGGCTGGCGCGTGGTCCAGAAAATATAAGGTTCCGTCCAACCGCTGTTGAGGCCGCGGGTCGCCGCCGCGTACCAGGGGCGCAGGCGTGGGTCGAAGCCGTCGACCATGCCCGCCTCGGGCACGATGTCTTCGTAGAAGGCATTGCGCCATGTCACCCTCACGTCGCGGCTGCGGCGCTGCACCTCGATCGACTTGAACATGAACTGATCGCCGGCCACCGTGTTCATGCGCAGCACATAGTTGAAGCTGCCATCTTCGTAGCCGACATACATGCCGGATAGGTTGGGATGCGCCATCAGTTGCTGCCACAGATAGCGCTGCAGGATCGCACGATCCTGTGACGCGATCGTACCTTCGGTGATGGCACGGGCGGTGGCGTCGGTTGAGCGCTCAGCTTCGGCAAGATATCCCGTGGTCCGGGAGATGATGTGGCCATTGGCACTTTGCATCAGGGCTCGCGCGGCCGAATCGGTCCCGCGTTGGGCAATGACGATGCCTCCGCCGATGATCGACAAGGCGGCAAAGCCGACGAGCAATGGCAGAGCAATCAGCAATGCCGTGCGAACGGACCAGAAAGGACGCATATTGAGGACAATGCTCCTCAAATTCGTAAAATGTGGGGCGATTTCCCGCTTGCGCGACCTTACATGACTTAGTCGGGATCGCAAGCGGGCGTTAAGCAAATGCCGCTATCCGCCGATGTTCACGACCGCGGGTCCGATGACATCGCTGCGCGGTGTGACACCGAGGCCCGGCGTCGTGCTGGCGGACATGCGTCCCTGCTTGCGTTGCGGTCCACCTTCGGCAATTGATCGCGTGACATAGGAATTGAAATCCGTGGCAGAGAAGAGCAATTCGGGCGGCGTCGAATGCGCGAGATGGGCGATGGCCGCCGTGGCAATATCGCCGCCCCAGGTATCCTCGATCGTCATGGCAATACCCAGCGCCACACAGAGGTCACGAATCTGCTTGGCCTTGGTAAGGCCGCCAACCTTGCTGATCTTGAGATTGATGACATCCATGGCAAGGTCGGTATGGCCCTTCAGCACGGCACCGAGGGAATCGATCACTTCATCAAGGATGAAGGGGCGCGCTGTCCGGCGCCGGATCGAGAGGCACTCCTCGTAGGACATGCAGGGCTGCTCGATATAGACGTCGATATCACGGACAGCGTCGACAACGCGTGCGGCTTCATGCATCAGCCAGCCGGTATTGGCATCGGCGATCAGCACGTCGCCGGGCTCAAGCTCGTCGGCGCAGGCTTCGATACGCTCGATATCGGTGTCGGGATCACCGCCGACCTTCAACTGGAATTTGGAATAGCCCTCGGCGCGGTATTGATGAACGCGCTGCGCCATATCGGCCGGAGCCTCCTGGCTGATGGCGCGGTAGAGCTTGAAATCCTCGCCAAAGCGACCGCCGAGCAAGGTCACCACCGGCAAGCCGGAAACCTTGCCGAGAATATCCCAGCAGGCGACATCGATGCCGGATTTCACATAGGGATGCCCGCGCAAGGCCTGGTCCATGCGGCGGTTGAGGACATCCAGATCGCGCGGGTCGAGGCCGATGAGCTTTGGCCCGATTTCCTTGAGGCCGGTCCTGACACCT
This genomic interval from Rhodospirillaceae bacterium contains the following:
- a CDS encoding efflux RND transporter permease subunit, which gives rise to MFDIFIKRPVLATVISLLILLLGLQSIVSLQIRQYPELFNTTISVTTTFPGADGDLMQGFITDPIQKAVATADGIDYLVSRSYAGTSVVTVNVRLNEDPDAAMTAVTAKVNQTRSLLPRGINDPVIVKSTGDQFAAMYLAFSSETMSPGQITDYVSRVIQPKLSTVPGVADPELFGGQKFAMRIWLDPKRMAQYNVSAGEVQVAIEANNYLAAAGSAKGYFDVIGTTARTDLRSEQEFRDLVIRNRGAQLIRMSDIANVELGPESSDSSVYVNGDKAVFIGIKTTPDANPLTVIDDVRAMIPTLDANLPAGMKMQIAYDSTIFIRASIEEVLKTIGEAALIVMVVIFLFMGSMRSVLIPLVTMPLSLIGVCLFLLILGFSINLLTLLAMVLAIGLVVDDAIVVVENVHRHIEEGLSPFQAALVGTREIAGPVISMTITLAAVYAPISFMTGLTGALFKEFALTLAGAVIVSGVIALTLSPMMCSKLLKHDPDKRGLAHRIDVVFDSVRSFYLRLLGASLRDRAATVVFAFIVCGALYMFLQVIQKELAPTEDQGAGFIIYAGPTSANLDYMDRFGDAMKNGVQSIPEIDGFFTINGTDGTNSGFGVSVLKTWDERERGQAEVLQELTGSLSQISGLNTAVIAVPSLPGADGVPIQFVINTTADYRTLADVVDRYMVRLKERLGESNMMMFYSDIDLKFEKPQTIVEVDRDKAAAYGVTMLGIAQTLATMTGGNYVNLMNLYNKSYKVIPQVARVDRLDPQKLGEFYVRTASGSSVPLGSLVTLHEEVQPISLNQFNQQNAAVISAVIGAPMGASLALMDEVAAEVLPEGFTVDYAGQSRQFIQEGSAFYVTLAFAIAIIYLVLAAQFESLRDPIVIMISVPLSICGALIPLGLGYSTMNIYSQVGLVTLVGLITKHGILICEVAKEQQEKYGKSKLEAVEIACGMRLRPVLMTTAAMVAGLIPLMFASGAGAASRMSIAIVIVAGMSIGTLFTLFVLPVFYTFLASDHRKAKPGEIASEQPSLGGQVHPATIEG
- a CDS encoding efflux RND transporter periplasmic adaptor subunit encodes the protein MLVGSVIVFGGVFWKIFSGFQAMADAMASMPVPVVNVTAQPAEAQDWGVEVSAIGVLEARRGVDVTTSVSGLVQQIKFESGQTVSQGQTLVQLDADVERANLSSAQASLKLAKANLARGESLRTSDNISKATLEQRQSEYEVASAEVAALSAQIEKKVIGAPFDGVLGIRKVNVGQYLDAGNAIVNIQDLTVMLVNFSVSQKELSDLKVGQDVRMTTDAYPIRTFDGKISAIEPLVNEATGMVEVQGYFDNRDGLLRPGMFAKLAIILPTRMQVVVVPQTSISYSLYGDFVYVANQVKTEQGESVTTVERRIVKSGERRNGVVIIEDGLKAGENVVTSGQLKLDTGTRVAIVPDNTLAVPAEVPVE
- a CDS encoding TetR family transcriptional regulator, producing the protein MSTREQIIDAALSVVRTQGVAALTLDEAARIAGISKGGVLYHFKSKEALIQGMVARLAGQCESLQQAHYDRLTPGPNRWARALVATSFDPAAPTMDPAGCALLAAIATNPSLLEPLEDTIDTAFRRLTADSEDPSMALLVALAMDGLWLHRLVGSPVMDETRRHAIREKALALLGDNAPSELSDPIIAQTA
- a CDS encoding mandelate racemase/muconate lactonizing enzyme family protein, which translates into the protein MKITAIRAHRVELPLHEGTYKWSGGNSVTVFDSTVIVVETDKGITGYGEVCPLGPAYLPAYAEGVRTGLKEIGPKLIGLDPRDLDVLNRRMDQALRGHPYVKSGIDVACWDILGKVSGLPVVTLLGGRFGEDFKLYRAISQEAPADMAQRVHQYRAEGYSKFQLKVGGDPDTDIERIEACADELEPGDVLIADANTGWLMHEAARVVDAVRDIDVYIEQPCMSYEECLSIRRRTARPFILDEVIDSLGAVLKGHTDLAMDVINLKISKVGGLTKAKQIRDLCVALGIAMTIEDTWGGDIATAAIAHLAHSTPPELLFSATDFNSYVTRSIAEGGPQRKQGRMSASTTPGLGVTPRSDVIGPAVVNIGG